The following coding sequences are from one Pseudonocardia sp. HH130630-07 window:
- a CDS encoding alpha/beta fold hydrolase, which translates to MTTATTSRAASENPRGPRALPAGPATADARQPGPDPLRFLLSYNARNLSKVVTEVGRATGAYWVDAVQRMANPGDAARRSLLWLSAMADRQEPTWHLPNEVVLSTPFAVLRDFTRPADRDDDVVPTLVLPPQAGHSSTVVDCSPQQSQLAMIRAAGLTRLYALDWRPATTATRNVSITDYLEVIDRSIRRAGGRANLVGDCQGGWLATIYAALHPDRVNTLTLAGAPIDFHAGESVIAASTRLMAGTMGMAPYRALVAAGGGNMPGSAVLSNFISIQPQSEISRQLQLLENIDDATHVERYRVFEDWFKYTQDIPGAFYLWLVENLFWQNRLIDGSLTVDGRAVDMSAIECPLLLLAGSSDHITPAPQLFAAADAVGTPAADITRRTASAGHLGLFMGRDALRHDWPVLMESVYGHSVPGTPEPERGSRRRRSVRATADPRDTPRVPAP; encoded by the coding sequence TCTCGTACAACGCACGCAACCTCAGCAAGGTCGTGACCGAGGTCGGCCGCGCGACCGGCGCGTACTGGGTCGACGCGGTCCAGCGGATGGCCAACCCCGGTGACGCGGCCCGGCGCTCCCTGCTCTGGCTCTCGGCGATGGCCGACCGCCAGGAGCCCACCTGGCACCTGCCCAACGAGGTCGTCCTGTCCACGCCGTTCGCGGTCCTGCGCGACTTCACCCGGCCCGCGGACCGCGACGACGACGTCGTCCCGACGCTCGTGCTGCCCCCGCAGGCCGGGCACTCCTCCACCGTCGTGGACTGCTCGCCGCAGCAGAGCCAGCTCGCGATGATCCGGGCGGCCGGGCTCACCCGGCTCTACGCCCTGGACTGGCGCCCGGCCACCACGGCGACCCGGAACGTGTCCATCACCGACTACCTCGAGGTGATCGACCGCTCCATCCGGCGCGCAGGCGGGCGGGCGAACCTCGTCGGCGACTGTCAGGGCGGCTGGCTCGCCACGATCTACGCGGCGCTGCACCCGGACCGGGTCAACACGCTCACCCTCGCCGGGGCACCGATCGACTTCCACGCCGGCGAGTCGGTCATCGCCGCCTCGACCCGGCTGATGGCCGGGACGATGGGCATGGCCCCGTACCGGGCGCTGGTCGCCGCGGGCGGCGGCAACATGCCCGGGTCGGCCGTGCTGTCGAACTTCATCTCGATCCAGCCGCAGTCGGAGATCTCCCGGCAGCTGCAGCTGTTGGAGAACATCGACGACGCGACGCACGTCGAGCGTTACCGGGTGTTCGAGGACTGGTTCAAGTACACCCAGGACATCCCGGGCGCGTTCTACCTGTGGCTGGTGGAGAACCTGTTCTGGCAGAACCGCCTGATCGACGGATCGCTCACCGTCGACGGGCGCGCGGTCGACATGTCGGCCATCGAGTGCCCGCTGCTGCTGCTCGCCGGGTCGAGCGACCACATCACCCCGGCTCCGCAGCTGTTCGCGGCCGCGGACGCGGTCGGCACGCCGGCGGCGGACATCACCCGCCGGACGGCGTCGGCGGGCCATCTCGGCCTGTTCATGGGCCGCGACGCGCTGCGGCACGACTGGCCGGTGCTGATGGAGAGCGTCTACGGCCACTCCGTCCCGGGCACCCCGGAGCCGGAGCGCGGATCCCGGCGGCGGCGCAGCGTCCGGGCGACCGCCGACCCGCGTGACACCCCGCGGGTTCCCGCTCCCTAA